In Microbulbifer elongatus, the DNA window CGCGATTGGGGTTGCGCGACTGCAGATGCCAGAGGCCGCAATCGCGCCACCAGCTCTCCAGTTTGAAGCCGGTCACCAGATCCACGTTGGGCAGCTCATCGATACGCTGGCGCAGGGCCTGAAGGATTACGTTGTTTTCCACAATATGCCCGAGATTTGGCAGCTTCACATCGCGGCAGTCGAAATACACCGAGCCGGTTCCCTCCGCATCCCACACGCGCATCTGGGTATAGGGGCACTCGCGTTTACCGGCAATCAGTGACCAGGCGCCGGTCTCTTCCAGCAGTTCTCGCGAGGCTTCGGTGAGAGCCACAACCCGCGCGTCGTAAGTGTCGGGACGCACCTGCGGTGTCACCGGCGATGCTTCCAACAGCGAAATCCGCAACTGTGGATAACGCACCGCCAGCAGGGCCGCCTGTGCCATACCCACCATGCCACCACCGACAATGGTTACGTCCATTCGCTGTCTGTTCATACGCAGATCGTCTCCGGAATGAAGAAATATGAAGGTATTGAGTGACCGCTGCATCGGTCATACCGAGAATCCGAACCTTTATAGTGTGCGGCGCGCCTAAGGAGTAATTCCTGCTGCCTGGCGGGCAAATGCTCCACGGCCCGCCGGTGTCAGCGCCAGCCCCAGCAGCCCCAGCTGCCGCAACCCACTGGTCAGAAGACTGCGCGAGGCGAACAGTGGGGGAATCTTGTCGCTGAAGCCGATAGTGAGCTGCTGGTCATGTTGACGTTCGCGCCAATAGGCCTCCAGTAAGTCTAGCTCGCCCGGCCCGCTATGGGCGAAATCCGGGCCTTTCTCCGCCATTGCCCGACCAATGGTACGAGCCAGACCGTCGCAATCCCGCAGTGTCAGATTAAAGCCCTGCCCGGCCACCGGATGCAGGAAGTGGGCACTGTTGCCCACCAGTACCACACCGCGGCGCACCTGTTCACGGGCCAGGGACAATGTCAGGGGATAGTGATGCAATTTGCCCGTGCGAATGATTCTGCCCGCACGCCAGCCGAAGGTACGCTGCAGTTGCTGAATAAATTCAGTCTCCGGCAGTGTCGCCAGAGACGAGTACCCACCGTTCTCACAGGTCCAGACCAGCGCCGCGCGATGCATGCCCGCTCTTTTCGGCAGAGGCAGCAGTGCCATGGGGCCGGTTTCGGTAAAGCGTTCAAACGCGATGCCCCGATGATCTTTTTGCAGCCCCACGGTGGTAACCAGCGCCTGCTGCTGGTAGTCCACCTTTGACGTGGCGATACCGAGGCGTTCACACAGCGCGGAGCCCGCGCCATCGGCGACCACCAGCAGGCGGGTCTGCAGGCGCGCGGTGTTACCCGCACG includes these proteins:
- a CDS encoding FAD-dependent monooxygenase: MSASMQTTDVAIVGGGMAGASLALLLTHHCPQLSVTLLERQPVGGVDAPLNLPSFDTRATAIAAGSLGIFSQLGLWPSLREFAAPIRQVQVSDRGHSLGASLDAGREKAASFDGMLGAVIENAALGPLLYRALKNTPVQVVDNAEVGAVAMRAPGAELEVSRAGNTARLQTRLLVVADGAGSALCERLGIATSKVDYQQQALVTTVGLQKDHRGIAFERFTETGPMALLPLPKRAGMHRAALVWTCENGGYSSLATLPETEFIQQLQRTFGWRAGRIIRTGKLHHYPLTLSLAREQVRRGVVLVGNSAHFLHPVAGQGFNLTLRDCDGLARTIGRAMAEKGPDFAHSGPGELDLLEAYWRERQHDQQLTIGFSDKIPPLFASRSLLTSGLRQLGLLGLALTPAGRGAFARQAAGITP